Proteins found in one Arachis stenosperma cultivar V10309 chromosome 8, arast.V10309.gnm1.PFL2, whole genome shotgun sequence genomic segment:
- the LOC130944309 gene encoding protein PHOX1-like: MGKPTGKKHQHQNQQNPPSATSRAAGPTSKPTPKPKPAAFDEDTAMFITMSQELREEGNRLFQKQDHEGAMLKYEKALNLLPRNHIDVANLRTSMARCYTRLGLGEYPRAIHQCNLALQVSPKYTRALLKRAKCYQALNRLDLALRDVRAVLGLEPNNLAALEFMEGLRKVMEEKGLVLEEEQEVDFGSGAGAKETPATCLKKVPREKSQKKKKGKRVDDEDKAVADKDKEVVVEESADGDAVQDKEVVSRMVEVEEEKVVKEEKLVEEEKVVKEEKLMEGEKGVARTVKLVFGEDIRWAQLPANCSVRLVRDIVRDRFPGLKGVLVKYRDEEGDLVTITTTDELRLAESAVHENGSIRFYISEVDLDQEPCYDRVTNEGDTQEDGSKRNLGDSVQNGGVGQDTVLENNNNKMTAMEEWILQFARLFKNHVGFDSDSYLDFHELAMSLYAEAMEDTVTGDDAQELFEIAADKFQEMSALAMFNWGNVHMSKARNRAFFAEDGSREPSFEHVKAAYEWALNEYKKAEMRYEEALKIKPDFFEGYLALGHQQFEQARLCWCYALACKVNLEAGPSEEVLQLYNKAEDSMEKGILMWEEIEEQRLNGLSKSDKYRAQLEKMGMDRLLKDISSDEASKKATKMKSQIYLYWGTLLYERSVVEYKLGLPTWEECLEVAVEKFELAGASATDVAVIIKNHCSHETALEGFKIDEIVQAWNEMYDAQGWLFRAPSFRLEALFRRRIPKLHYILEQL; encoded by the exons ATGGGGAAGCCGACAGGGAAGAAGCATCAGCATCAGAATCAGCAGAATCCTCCCTCGGCGACTTCACGGGCCGCCGGTCCAACTTCCAAGCCCACGCCGAAGCCCAAACCTGCCGCCTTCGACGAAGACACAGCGATGTTCATAACCATGTCTCAGGAGCTTCGTGAAGAAGGCAACCGCCTCTTCCAAAAGCAGGACCACGAGGGAGCCATGTTAAAGTACGAAAAAGCCCTCAATCTTCTCCCACGCAACCACATCGACGTCGCAAACCTCCGCACCAGCATGGCCCGATGCTACACGCGCCTCGGCCTCGGCGAGTATCCACGCGCCATCCACCAGTGTAACCTCGCTCTTCAGGTCTCACCTAAGTACACTAGGGCTCTGTTGAAGCGTGCCAAGTGCTATCAGGCTTTGAATCGGTTGGACTTGGCGTTGAGGGATGTTCGGGCTGTGTTGGGCCTCGAGCCCAATAACCTTGCCGCCTTGGAGTTCATGGAGGGATTGAGGAAGGTCATGGAAGAGAAAGGGTTGGTTCTTGAGGAAGAACAGGAGGTAGATTTTGGTTCTGGTGCTGGTGCCAAAGAGACGCCTGCTACGTGTTTGAAGAAAGTTCCGAGAGAGAAatcacagaagaagaagaaggggaagaGGGTTGATGATGAGGATAAGGCCGTTGCGGATAAGGATAAGGAGGTTGTTGTTGAGGAGAGTGCGGATGGTGATGCCGTGCAGGACAAGGAAGTGGTTAGCAGGATGGTTGAGGTTGAGGAAGAGAAGGTTGTGAAAGAGGAGAAGCTGGTTGAGGAAGAAAAGGTTGTGAAAGAGGAGAAGCTTATGGAGGGAGAAAAGGGCGTCGCAAGGACGGTGAAGTTGGTGTTTGGAGAGGATATTAGATGGGCACAGCTTCCTGCCAATTGTAGTGTGAGGTTGGTGAGGGATATAGTTAGGGATCGGTTTCCGGGTTTGAAGGGTGTTCTTGTGAAGTATAGGGATGAGGAGGGTGATTTGGTTACGATTACTACCACTGATGAGCTGAGGTTAGCTGAATCTGCTGTTCATGAGAATGGCTCAATTCGGTTTTATATTAGTGAGGTTGATTTGGACCAAGAGCCATGTTATGATCGAGTAACCAATGAGGGTGACACCCAAGAAGACGGTAGTAAAAGGAATCTGGGCGATAGTGTTCAGAATGGGGGTGTGGGACAAGATACGGTTttggaaaataataataacaagaTGACTGCTATGGAGGAATGGATTTTGCAGTTTGCACGGCTGTTCAAGAATCATGTTGGGTTTGATTCAGACTCTTATCTAGATTTTCATGAGCTGGCAATGAGTCTCTATGCAGAGGCAATGGAGGATACAGTAACAGGCGATGATGCTCAAGAATTATTTGAGATTGCTGCAGACAAATTTCAAGAGATGTCAGCGTTAGCAATGTTTAATTGGGGGAATGTTCACATGTCCAAGGCAAGGAACAGGGCTTTCTTTGCAGAGGATGGGTCAAGAGAACCTTCTTTCGAGCATGTTAAAGCTGCATACGAGTGGGCCCTAAATGAGTACAAGAAAGCTGAGATGAGGTATGAGGAGGCCTTGAAGATCAAACCGGATTTTTTTGAAGGATATCTTGCTCTTGGACATCAGCAGTTTGAGCAAGCAAGGCTATGCTGGTGTTATGCGTTGGCATGCAAAGTGAATTTAGAAGCTGGTCCTTCCGAGGAGGTTCTTCAGCTCTACAACAAGGCAGAGGACAGCATGGAGAAAGGGATCTTGATGTGGGAGGAGATTGAGGAGCAGCGTTTAAATGGACTATCCAAATCCGATAAATATAGAGCGCAATTAGAGAAAATGGGCATGGATAGGCTTCTCAAGGATATCTCGTCGGATGAAGCTTCAAAGAAGGCAACAAAGATGAAGTCACAAATATATCTTTATTGGGGTACCCTATTGTATGAACGTTCTGTTGTGGAATATAAGCTAGGCCTACCAACATGGGAGGAATGTTTGGAGGTTGCAGTTGAAAAGTTTGAGCTAGCTGGAGCTTCAGCAACGGATGTAGCTGTCATTATAAAGAATCACTGCTCTCATGAAACAGCACTTGAAG GGTTCAAAATTGATGAGATAGTACAGGCATGGAATGAAATGTATGATGCTCAAGGCTGGCTGTTTCGTGCTCCATCATTTCGACTTGAAGCATTGTTTCGTCGGCGCATTCCTAAACTACATTACATCTTGGAGCAACTTTAA